A window of the Sporosarcina sp. FSL K6-2383 genome harbors these coding sequences:
- a CDS encoding TetR/AcrR family transcriptional regulator, with the protein METKRKVKSSVKDESLIEKRREQMIQGAVKLFKEKGFHRATTREIAKEAGFSIGTLYEYIRTKEDVLYLVCDSIYNEVHSRLSTLPTQEGTIDGLRLAIDQYFHLIDDMSDEFLVMYQESKSLPKDALTYVLKKEMEMVALFENLLIACAKSGDLRIAQADINIAAHHIVVQGQMWAFRRWALQKNHTIEDYIRIQTDQLFKGLVGE; encoded by the coding sequence ATGGAAACAAAGCGTAAAGTAAAATCATCCGTTAAGGATGAAAGTCTCATCGAAAAACGGCGTGAACAGATGATTCAAGGTGCGGTGAAATTGTTCAAGGAAAAAGGATTCCATCGTGCAACGACCCGTGAAATTGCCAAAGAAGCAGGCTTTAGTATTGGCACGCTTTACGAATACATTCGAACGAAGGAAGATGTGCTTTATCTCGTTTGTGATAGTATTTACAATGAAGTGCATAGCCGCCTATCGACCTTGCCGACGCAGGAAGGGACGATTGATGGACTACGGCTAGCGATTGACCAATATTTCCATTTAATCGATGATATGTCCGATGAATTTCTAGTGATGTATCAAGAATCGAAATCACTGCCAAAAGATGCTTTGACTTATGTACTGAAAAAAGAAATGGAAATGGTCGCTTTGTTTGAAAATCTGCTAATCGCCTGTGCGAAATCAGGCGATTTACGTATCGCGCAAGCAGATATAAATATAGCGGCACACCATATCGTTGTCCAAGGACAAATGTGGGCATTCCGCAGATGGGCATTGCAGAAAAATCATACAATTGAAGACTATATTCGTATCCAGACGGATCAGCTCTTCAAAGGACTTGTGGGAGAATAA
- the icmF gene encoding fused isobutyryl-CoA mutase/GTPase IcmF has translation MATVEIYKPKHHIRFVTASSLFDGHDASINIMRRILQSSGAEVIHLGHNRSVEEVVNAAIQEDVQGIAISSYQGGHVEYFKYMYDLLQEKGAPHIRIYGGGGGVIIPKEIKDLHDHGIAWIFSPEDGRTMGLQGMINRMLEECDFLTEVDNELGQLETVTTETPEVLANLITYAEEMYDQNDAKANAFITQARALTKNTPVLGITGTGGAGKSSLTDELIRRFLRELPDKKVAILSIDPTKQKTGGALLGDRIRMNAIFNNRVFMRSLATRGSRTELSGAIKDVLDIVKTVGFDLIIVETSGIGQGDAEITEVSDASMYVMTSEFGAPTQLEKIDMIDFADLIVINKFERKGSEDALRQVQKQYQRSHLLWDKDVADMPVYGTIASQFNDKGTNALFAALVNVLNEKCGLDWETSYGQFIKTQKQNVIIPNDRHHYLREIASTVRDYHKKSEQQVDLARRLFQLEGAIEAVNEKAPNDVLTASLQSLVDGVHEEMTSESKRILANWEQLKEAYAGDEFITKIRDKELRTALTTTSLSGLKIPKVSLPKFKDYGEILRWVYKENVPGSYPYTAGVFPFKREGEDPKRQFAGEGTPERTNRRFHYLSKDDDAKRLSTAFDSVTLYGEDPDERPDIYGKVGESGVSICTLEDMKKLYDGFDLCAPSTSVSMTINGPAPIILAMFMNTAIDQQVRIKEEELGRTLTMEEFTALREATLQVVRGTVQADILKEDQGQNTCIFSTEFALRMMGDIQQYFIDQKVRNYYSVSISGYHIAEAGANPISQLAFTLANGFTYIEYYLSRGMAIDDFAPNLSFFFSNGLDPEYTVIGRVARRIWAVTMREKYGANERSQKLKYHVQTSGRSLHAQEIDFNDIRTTLQALMALQDNCNSLHTNAYDEAITTPTEESVRRAMAIQMIITKELGLAKNENPLQGTFIIEELTDLVEESVLQEFDRLNDRGGVLGSMETQYQRGKIQEESMHYEMLKHTGEMPIIGVNTYLNPNPPSADDIDNMELARATQQEKETQITNLRAFQATHADQTAEALDKLTAVAVSGGNIFAELMETVKVASLGQITNALYEVGGQYRRNM, from the coding sequence ATGGCTACAGTTGAAATTTACAAACCAAAACATCATATCCGTTTCGTCACAGCATCTAGCCTTTTTGACGGTCATGACGCGTCCATCAATATTATGCGTCGCATATTACAATCCAGTGGCGCAGAAGTGATTCATTTGGGGCATAATCGTTCTGTCGAGGAAGTAGTAAATGCTGCGATTCAAGAGGACGTACAAGGGATTGCTATTTCATCTTACCAAGGCGGTCACGTCGAATATTTTAAGTATATGTATGATCTGCTACAGGAAAAAGGTGCACCGCATATTCGTATTTATGGCGGAGGTGGCGGAGTCATTATCCCGAAGGAAATCAAAGACCTGCATGACCATGGTATTGCCTGGATCTTCTCACCAGAAGATGGTCGTACAATGGGGCTGCAGGGCATGATCAATCGGATGCTGGAGGAATGTGATTTCCTGACGGAAGTTGACAATGAACTGGGTCAACTCGAAACCGTAACGACGGAAACACCGGAAGTACTCGCCAATCTTATTACGTATGCGGAAGAAATGTATGATCAGAATGATGCGAAGGCGAATGCGTTCATCACACAGGCGCGCGCACTAACTAAAAACACGCCAGTTCTTGGAATTACAGGTACGGGTGGTGCAGGGAAAAGCTCGCTGACGGATGAGTTAATCAGACGTTTTTTACGAGAACTACCTGATAAGAAAGTAGCTATCCTGTCGATTGACCCAACAAAACAAAAAACGGGCGGGGCATTGCTTGGTGACCGTATTCGCATGAATGCAATTTTCAATAATCGTGTCTTCATGCGCAGTCTCGCAACACGCGGTTCTCGCACGGAACTTTCTGGTGCCATCAAAGACGTACTCGATATTGTCAAAACAGTTGGTTTCGACTTGATCATTGTCGAAACAAGTGGAATTGGGCAAGGGGATGCGGAAATTACAGAAGTATCCGATGCTTCGATGTACGTCATGACAAGCGAATTTGGTGCACCAACTCAGCTAGAGAAAATTGACATGATTGACTTCGCGGACCTTATTGTCATTAATAAATTCGAAAGAAAAGGCTCCGAAGATGCGCTTCGCCAAGTACAAAAGCAGTATCAGCGCAGTCATTTACTATGGGATAAAGATGTAGCAGATATGCCCGTTTACGGCACAATCGCTAGCCAATTCAACGACAAAGGAACGAACGCATTATTCGCTGCGCTTGTTAACGTGTTGAATGAAAAATGTGGATTGGACTGGGAAACATCCTATGGACAATTCATTAAAACACAAAAACAGAATGTTATTATTCCAAATGATCGTCACCATTACTTGCGTGAAATTGCTAGTACAGTGCGTGATTATCATAAGAAATCTGAACAACAAGTTGACCTTGCGCGCCGCCTATTCCAACTTGAAGGTGCGATTGAGGCTGTGAATGAAAAAGCACCGAATGACGTACTCACTGCATCTCTTCAATCGCTTGTAGACGGCGTACATGAAGAGATGACGTCTGAGTCGAAACGGATTTTAGCGAATTGGGAGCAATTGAAAGAAGCTTATGCGGGTGATGAATTCATCACAAAAATTCGCGATAAAGAACTGCGTACAGCGTTAACGACTACCAGTCTTTCAGGTTTGAAAATCCCGAAAGTATCACTCCCGAAATTCAAAGATTACGGCGAAATCCTACGTTGGGTTTATAAAGAAAATGTGCCTGGTTCTTATCCGTATACGGCTGGTGTTTTCCCGTTCAAACGCGAAGGAGAAGACCCGAAACGCCAATTTGCAGGAGAGGGTACGCCAGAACGGACGAATCGTCGCTTCCATTACTTGTCGAAAGATGATGATGCTAAGCGCTTATCGACAGCCTTCGACTCTGTAACGTTATACGGGGAAGACCCGGATGAGCGTCCAGACATTTATGGGAAAGTCGGAGAGTCAGGCGTTAGTATTTGTACACTTGAAGATATGAAAAAGCTCTATGACGGCTTCGACCTCTGTGCACCGTCAACCTCTGTTTCGATGACCATCAACGGTCCAGCACCGATTATTCTAGCGATGTTCATGAACACGGCGATTGATCAGCAGGTTCGCATCAAAGAGGAAGAGCTCGGGCGTACATTAACAATGGAAGAATTCACTGCACTACGCGAGGCAACATTGCAAGTTGTGCGTGGAACTGTACAAGCCGATATTTTGAAAGAAGACCAAGGTCAAAACACTTGCATCTTCTCGACAGAATTCGCGCTACGCATGATGGGCGACATTCAGCAGTATTTCATCGACCAAAAAGTACGTAATTATTATTCTGTATCGATTTCGGGCTACCATATCGCTGAAGCAGGTGCGAACCCGATTTCACAGCTTGCCTTTACATTGGCGAACGGCTTTACGTATATTGAGTATTATTTAAGTCGAGGTATGGCGATTGACGATTTTGCGCCGAACCTATCGTTCTTCTTCTCGAACGGCCTCGATCCAGAATATACGGTCATCGGACGAGTCGCTCGCCGTATCTGGGCAGTGACTATGCGCGAAAAATACGGTGCGAACGAACGCAGTCAAAAGTTGAAGTATCATGTACAAACATCAGGACGTAGCTTACATGCACAAGAAATTGACTTTAATGATATTCGGACAACATTGCAGGCGCTAATGGCGTTGCAGGATAACTGTAACTCCTTGCATACCAACGCCTATGACGAAGCTATCACAACACCGACGGAGGAATCCGTTCGTCGTGCAATGGCTATCCAAATGATTATTACAAAAGAGCTTGGCCTTGCGAAAAATGAAAACCCGCTTCAAGGAACATTTATCATCGAGGAACTGACAGATCTTGTCGAAGAGTCCGTACTTCAGGAGTTTGACCGTCTCAATGACCGCGGTGGTGTTCTTGGGTCGATGGAAACACAGTACCAACGCGGTAAAATTCAAGAAGAATCAATGCATTACGAAATGCTTAAGCATACGGGGGAGATGCCGATTATCGGCGTCAATACCTACTTAAATCCAAACCCACCGTCTGCGGATGATATCGATAACATGGAATTGGCACGCGCCACTCAACAAGAAAAAGAAACACAAATTACCAATCTACGCGCATTCCAAGCTACACACGCCGACCAAACGGCGGAAGCGTTAGACAAACTAACAGCAGTAGCTGTCTCTGGCGGCAACATCTTCGCCGAGTTGATGGAAACCGTGAAAGTAGCCAGTCTCGGCCAAATCACAAACGCCCTCTACGAAGTCGGCGGTCAATATCGCAGAAATATGTAA